A single genomic interval of Rhodopseudomonas palustris harbors:
- a CDS encoding ferric reductase-like transmembrane domain-containing protein — MAAAAAALRRWSIPLLSCAVPAGFAVWAFPEGLAPVRAAGIITGWLGCGLLLVSLLLMLREPRLAAWLGGLERMYRWHHATGLAAYLFLLLHPLLLAANNLSSPRVAWQTLSPFTESWPVWSGWLGLLLLMGGLVTTFIRRIRYSTWRWLHALLGLGVLTGLVHLILLGIDEPVLPILAVAAAILGWRLIRGDLGLAARPYVVTSALPLAARSIEVVLRPLGDPAMVTPGQFVLVEFGNGDRYRGCGEFHPFTVSTIAGQDELHLAVKALGDCTTRMQAIEPGVAARVIGGFGGFVDPHGRAPQFWVAGGIGVTPFVALLNAGPLLHPTRLLYLYRCEADAAFLPELRATAAADPKFTLHAVETGDGVPDLGPLLPPAGELSGAECYLCGPPGLVAALKSALAARGVTAQHVHYENFEFR, encoded by the coding sequence GTGGCGGCCGCTGCTGCAGCGCTGCGCAGGTGGTCGATCCCGCTGCTGAGCTGCGCGGTGCCGGCAGGCTTCGCGGTGTGGGCATTTCCCGAAGGTCTGGCGCCGGTTCGCGCCGCGGGCATCATCACCGGCTGGCTCGGCTGCGGCTTGTTGCTGGTCAGTCTGCTGCTGATGCTGCGCGAGCCACGGCTTGCGGCTTGGCTGGGTGGCCTGGAGCGAATGTATCGCTGGCACCACGCCACAGGACTGGCGGCCTATCTGTTCCTGTTGCTGCATCCGCTGCTGCTCGCCGCCAACAACTTGTCGTCGCCGCGGGTCGCCTGGCAGACGCTGTCGCCGTTCACCGAAAGCTGGCCGGTGTGGTCCGGCTGGCTCGGGCTGCTGCTCCTGATGGGCGGCCTCGTCACCACCTTCATCCGCCGCATCCGCTACAGCACGTGGCGCTGGCTGCATGCGCTGCTCGGCCTCGGCGTGCTGACCGGGCTGGTGCATCTGATCCTGCTCGGCATCGATGAGCCTGTGCTGCCGATCCTGGCGGTCGCGGCGGCGATTCTCGGTTGGCGGCTGATCCGTGGCGATCTTGGGCTTGCGGCGCGGCCCTATGTGGTGACGTCGGCGCTGCCACTCGCGGCGCGATCGATCGAGGTCGTGCTGCGTCCGCTCGGTGATCCGGCGATGGTGACGCCCGGTCAGTTTGTCCTCGTGGAATTCGGCAACGGCGACCGCTATCGCGGCTGCGGCGAATTTCATCCCTTCACGGTCAGCACGATCGCGGGCCAGGACGAGCTGCATCTTGCCGTCAAGGCGCTCGGGGACTGCACCACCCGGATGCAGGCGATCGAGCCCGGCGTTGCAGCCCGCGTGATTGGCGGTTTCGGCGGCTTCGTCGATCCGCACGGAAGGGCGCCGCAGTTCTGGGTGGCAGGCGGGATCGGCGTCACGCCTTTCGTTGCTTTGCTGAACGCCGGCCCGCTGCTGCATCCGACGCGGCTGCTGTATTTGTATCGCTGCGAAGCCGACGCGGCCTTCCTGCCGGAGCTGCGCGCGACTGCGGCGGCCGATCCGAAGTTTACGCTCCATGCCGTTGAGACCGGTGACGGTGTTCCCGATCTCGGCCCGTTGTTGCCGCCCGCCGGCGAGTTGTCGGGCGCCGAGTGTTATTTGTGCGGACCGCCCGGTCTGGTCGCCGCATTGAAATCGGCGCTCGCTGCACGCGGCGTCACCGCTCAGCATGTCCACTACGAGAATTTCGAGTTCAGATGA
- a CDS encoding DsbA family protein yields MMITRRSAVTAALALAPTLVAAKAWAAPTAPDAEDVLSTDAVLYDAEIPVAGNPKGDITIVEWSDYRCPYCKKVAPDLTQVVKEDGNIRLVLKDWPIFGGVSVDAAKMVLASKYQGKFLQAHEALIGSTSKLTETTLNETLKAGGIDVDRATKDLDANRATIEAILKRNDTQAKAFGFQGTPSFIVGRFRVPGVLDVALFKQAIKDAREAAKKTDKK; encoded by the coding sequence ATGATGATCACCCGACGGTCGGCCGTGACGGCGGCGCTTGCACTGGCTCCGACGCTGGTGGCCGCCAAGGCCTGGGCGGCGCCGACCGCGCCGGATGCCGAGGATGTGCTGTCGACCGATGCGGTGTTGTACGACGCGGAGATTCCGGTTGCGGGCAATCCCAAGGGCGACATCACCATCGTCGAGTGGTCCGACTATCGCTGCCCGTACTGCAAAAAGGTGGCGCCGGACCTGACGCAGGTGGTGAAGGAGGACGGCAACATTCGCCTGGTGCTGAAGGACTGGCCGATCTTCGGCGGAGTATCGGTCGATGCGGCGAAGATGGTGCTGGCTTCGAAATACCAGGGCAAGTTTCTGCAGGCGCACGAGGCGCTGATCGGTTCGACCTCGAAGCTGACCGAGACGACGCTGAACGAGACGCTCAAGGCCGGCGGGATCGATGTCGACCGCGCCACCAAGGATCTCGACGCCAACCGCGCCACGATCGAAGCGATCCTCAAGCGTAACGACACTCAGGCGAAGGCATTCGGCTTCCAGGGGACGCCGTCGTTCATCGTCGGCCGCTTCCGCGTGCCCGGCGTGCTCGACGTCGCGCTGTTCAAGCAGGCGATCAAGGACGCCCGCGAGGCCGCGAAGAAGACCGACAAGAAGTAA